From the genome of Bacteroides sp. MSB163, one region includes:
- a CDS encoding mechanosensitive ion channel family protein gives MSIVQQINEGLQALGFSQSLAGQLDQFIAFLGVLLVAYLADTVCRKILLKVVSRLVKQTKATWDDIVFDRKVMVHLSRMVAPILIYILLPLAFSDAGSATLALILRFCLIFIIVMFLSFISALLSAVYTVYSEKEQFRDRPLKGLLQTVQVILYFVGGIIVVSILIDRSPGVLLTGLGASAAVLMLVFKDSIMGFVSGVQLSANNMLKVGDWITMPKYGADGDVIEVSLNTVKVRNFDKTITTIPPYLLVSDSFQNWRGMQESGGRRIKRSINIDMNSVRFCTPEMLAKYRKIQLLANYVEQTEQVIKEYNEEHHIDNSILVNGRRQTNLGVFRAYLNCYLKSHPGVNHDMTCMVRQLQPTDHGIPLELYFFSATTSWIPYEDLQSDVFDHLLAIISEFDLHVFQSPSGEDFRERLN, from the coding sequence ATGAGCATTGTACAACAAATTAACGAAGGACTTCAGGCTTTAGGTTTCAGCCAGTCATTGGCTGGCCAGTTAGATCAATTTATAGCATTCCTGGGAGTTCTCCTGGTAGCTTATCTGGCGGATACTGTTTGCCGGAAGATCTTGCTGAAAGTCGTTTCGCGTTTGGTAAAACAAACAAAAGCTACCTGGGATGACATTGTTTTCGACCGAAAAGTGATGGTACATCTCAGCCGTATGGTGGCACCTATTCTTATTTATATCCTGCTTCCTCTGGCATTTTCCGATGCGGGCTCGGCAACGTTGGCACTTATCCTGCGCTTCTGCCTCATCTTTATCATTGTTATGTTTCTTAGCTTTATCAGCGCTTTGCTTTCAGCGGTTTACACCGTCTATAGCGAGAAGGAACAGTTCCGTGACCGCCCTTTGAAGGGACTCTTGCAGACAGTGCAGGTTATCCTTTATTTTGTCGGTGGTATCATTGTTGTCAGCATATTGATTGACCGTTCACCCGGTGTATTACTTACCGGTCTGGGAGCTTCGGCTGCCGTGCTGATGTTAGTATTCAAAGACAGTATCATGGGCTTTGTTTCCGGTGTGCAACTTTCTGCCAACAATATGCTGAAAGTAGGCGACTGGATTACCATGCCTAAGTATGGAGCGGACGGTGATGTAATAGAAGTGTCATTGAATACAGTGAAGGTTCGTAATTTCGACAAAACCATCACTACCATTCCGCCTTATTTGCTCGTAAGCGACTCTTTCCAGAACTGGCGTGGTATGCAGGAGAGTGGCGGACGCCGTATCAAACGTTCTATCAATATCGATATGAACAGTGTGCGATTCTGTACGCCTGAAATGTTGGCGAAGTATCGCAAGATACAGCTCTTGGCAAACTATGTTGAACAGACGGAACAAGTGATTAAGGAGTATAATGAAGAGCATCATATTGATAACTCCATCCTTGTGAACGGTCGCCGCCAGACGAATCTCGGTGTCTTCCGTGCTTATCTGAATTGTTACCTGAAGAGCCATCCGGGTGTAAATCATGATATGACTTGTATGGTGCGTCAGCTTCAGCCTACCGATCACGGTATACCATTGGAACTGTATTTCTTTTCTGCAACCACATCCTGGATACCTTATGAAGACTTGCAGTCTGATGTCTTCGACCATCTGTTGGCTATTATTTCTGAGTTCGATCTTCACGTATTCCAGTCACCATCCGGTGAAGATTTCCGCGAAAGGCTTAATTGA
- a CDS encoding HAMP domain-containing sensor histidine kinase, which produces MINYLIKIITTLWFISFCLQVSVAQEIDINQTRKHLLQTLQDNSVDKQQRMELYIDLYDLSDDVTSKRTYINESLQLAIQLKNQIYIFETLDILCRSYKDEPDSLHYYQQIGEECLEGAYKNFYMAWLKAFPSVCKMDEAEKPDEANEEISRYKRHKVNLSDKSQEVQWEMILCSAMECINYFSPSVTNLGDRIVHLKNIQQLVRDLPFEVSYKFNWYYLTRIEFIYRAEGKAEEAAKAVEALEQMEQLYDSQFELPFYKRRAYIRTRSREALRMGVYSEMLYFVDAIGRKRADEIYSRMKAYYQDKTSETDERSFLAAAFRYYLYTAQYDLAMRTVDDLLERTDSTDTNERTELLAKKINLVTQWKQHYKEGFDAFWEYTSLMEDNHVEETNEQLAEMRSLFEVDKLKIEQAELQARYHRIALAVLIVLLLVFFIWGLYQYLLTKRLKATKRALILSNEKVAKESERAKASDRMKTEFLQSMCHEIRTPLNAICGFSTLLLNEDLSQEDKKDFPVIIEKNSNQLTELFEDILQVSDLSSSLELLPMEQVDILSICAGLLDICKRRAGNPEITWLFESGSDECLVKTNAQYLQRVVEHLLNNAAKFTVAGTIRMSLVHAEGKVRIMVSDTGIGVPADKAEYIFDRFTKLDEFMPGTGLGLYSCRLIVTRLGGSIYLDTSYRDGACFCIDLPYEK; this is translated from the coding sequence ATGATAAACTACTTGATAAAAATTATAACGACCCTCTGGTTCATATCCTTTTGTCTGCAAGTTAGTGTTGCTCAGGAGATTGATATTAATCAGACCAGAAAACACCTGCTGCAAACACTACAAGACAATTCCGTCGACAAACAGCAGAGGATGGAGCTGTATATTGACTTGTACGACTTGTCCGACGATGTGACAAGCAAACGTACCTATATTAACGAATCGCTGCAACTGGCTATTCAGTTGAAAAATCAGATATATATTTTTGAGACACTGGATATTCTTTGTCGCAGTTATAAAGATGAACCGGACTCTTTGCACTACTATCAGCAGATAGGAGAAGAGTGTCTGGAAGGGGCTTATAAGAACTTTTATATGGCATGGCTCAAAGCTTTTCCTTCTGTTTGCAAGATGGATGAGGCGGAGAAACCTGATGAAGCCAATGAAGAAATTTCACGGTATAAACGCCACAAGGTAAATCTCTCCGATAAATCGCAGGAAGTGCAATGGGAGATGATTCTTTGTTCGGCAATGGAGTGCATCAATTACTTTTCACCGTCTGTTACGAATTTGGGAGACCGCATCGTTCATTTGAAGAATATTCAACAGTTGGTCAGAGATTTACCTTTTGAGGTAAGTTATAAGTTCAATTGGTATTATCTGACTCGTATCGAGTTCATTTATCGTGCTGAAGGAAAAGCTGAAGAAGCAGCGAAGGCTGTTGAGGCTTTGGAACAAATGGAGCAACTATACGATAGCCAGTTTGAACTGCCTTTCTACAAGAGGCGTGCTTATATCCGTACCCGTAGTCGTGAAGCCTTACGTATGGGTGTTTATAGCGAAATGCTTTATTTCGTAGATGCTATAGGCAGGAAAAGAGCTGATGAAATTTATTCCCGGATGAAAGCGTACTATCAGGATAAGACTTCAGAGACAGATGAAAGATCGTTCTTGGCTGCCGCTTTCCGCTATTATCTTTATACAGCACAATACGATCTTGCCATGCGGACGGTGGATGACTTGCTGGAACGGACAGATTCCACCGACACAAATGAGCGGACTGAGTTGCTGGCGAAGAAGATTAACCTGGTTACCCAATGGAAACAGCATTACAAAGAAGGATTTGACGCCTTTTGGGAATATACCAGCTTGATGGAAGATAATCATGTGGAGGAGACGAATGAACAGTTGGCTGAGATGAGGTCATTGTTTGAAGTGGACAAACTAAAGATAGAACAGGCCGAACTTCAGGCACGTTATCATCGTATCGCTCTTGCTGTGCTCATAGTCCTGCTTCTGGTTTTCTTTATCTGGGGACTTTATCAGTACTTGTTGACGAAACGGCTGAAAGCAACGAAGCGGGCACTGATTCTGTCGAATGAGAAAGTTGCTAAGGAAAGCGAACGAGCCAAAGCAAGCGACCGTATGAAGACGGAATTCCTACAGTCCATGTGTCATGAGATACGTACTCCACTCAATGCTATCTGTGGTTTCAGTACCCTGTTGCTGAATGAAGATTTGTCCCAGGAAGATAAAAAAGATTTTCCGGTTATCATTGAAAAGAACTCCAATCAATTGACTGAATTGTTCGAGGACATCCTGCAAGTATCGGACTTAAGCAGTTCGTTAGAGTTGCTTCCTATGGAACAGGTGGATATATTGTCGATTTGTGCCGGGCTTCTGGATATATGTAAGAGAAGAGCAGGAAATCCCGAAATCACCTGGTTATTTGAATCGGGATCGGACGAATGTCTTGTAAAAACGAATGCCCAATATCTGCAACGTGTTGTGGAACACCTCCTGAACAATGCTGCAAAGTTCACGGTTGCCGGTACTATTCGTATGAGCTTGGTGCATGCCGAAGGAAAAGTACGTATTATGGTGAGCGATACGGGAATCGGGGTTCCGGCTGATAAGGCCGAATATATATTCGACCGTTTTACTAAATTGGATGAATTTATGCCCGGCACCGGATTGGGGCTTTATTCCTGTCGCCTCATTGTCACTCGTCTGGGTGGTTCCATTTATCTCGATACATCTTATCGGGATGGCGCATGTTTCTGTATTGATTTGCCGTATGAGAAGTGA
- a CDS encoding helix-turn-helix transcriptional regulator: protein MDTYKDSWNACLLYRNKQLTKQLKDYQKASALAGCSSSLIVAMGQLLCLHQKPAYGIVKDEAEWRDLFIVIDLFYGGCLSEELVPFRLSAQELRLCYLLRAHLDNRTIALLFNIVPRSVLKAKQRIKNKLALSATDSLDKYIQQC, encoded by the coding sequence ATGGATACGTATAAGGATAGTTGGAATGCTTGTCTGCTGTACCGCAATAAACAGTTGACAAAACAATTGAAGGATTATCAGAAGGCTTCGGCATTAGCCGGATGTTCTTCTTCTTTGATAGTGGCAATGGGGCAGTTGCTGTGTCTTCATCAAAAACCTGCTTATGGTATAGTCAAGGATGAGGCTGAATGGAGGGATCTGTTTATCGTCATAGACTTGTTTTATGGTGGGTGCCTGTCAGAAGAATTAGTGCCATTTCGTTTAAGTGCCCAGGAGTTGAGGTTGTGTTATCTGTTACGTGCTCACTTGGATAATAGGACAATCGCGCTTCTGTTTAATATAGTTCCCCGGTCTGTATTGAAAGCAAAACAGCGCATTAAAAATAAGTTGGCATTATCAGCTACGGATAGTTTGGATAAGTATATACAACAATGCTGA
- a CDS encoding AAA family ATPase translates to MEEQANYIKRIEIHRLWDRFDIAWDLRPDVNILSGINGVGKTTILNRSVHYLEELSGEIKNGEIEGVRVTFDRPDATYIPYDVIRSYDRPLIMGDFTARMADPNVKSELDWQLYLLQRRYLDYQVNIGNKMIELLSGDEEQRSQAASLSLPKRKFQDLMDQLFSYTRKTIDRRSNEIIFYQDGERLLPYKLSSGEKQMLIILLTVLVRDNAHCVLFMDEPEASLHIEWQQKLIGMIRELNPNVQLILTTHSPAVIMEGWLDAVTEVSDISVEIRN, encoded by the coding sequence ATGGAAGAACAAGCCAATTACATCAAACGTATAGAGATACACAGGTTGTGGGATCGCTTTGACATAGCTTGGGACTTACGTCCTGACGTGAATATTCTTTCCGGTATCAACGGAGTGGGGAAAACCACGATCCTCAATCGTTCCGTCCACTATCTGGAAGAACTTTCGGGGGAGATAAAGAACGGCGAGATAGAAGGCGTACGTGTTACCTTCGACCGTCCGGATGCCACGTATATCCCTTACGACGTAATTCGTAGTTACGACCGCCCCTTGATTATGGGCGACTTTACCGCCCGCATGGCCGATCCGAACGTCAAATCCGAACTAGACTGGCAACTTTATCTCTTGCAACGCCGATACCTCGATTACCAGGTGAATATTGGCAACAAGATGATCGAACTCCTTTCCGGTGATGAGGAACAGCGTTCACAAGCCGCTTCCTTATCCCTTCCCAAGCGGAAGTTCCAGGATCTGATGGATCAGTTATTCAGCTATACCCGCAAAACTATAGATCGCCGCAGCAATGAAATCATCTTCTATCAGGACGGTGAACGCCTGTTGCCCTATAAACTATCTTCCGGTGAAAAACAGATGCTGATTATCCTGCTCACCGTGCTGGTGCGCGACAATGCCCATTGTGTCCTTTTTATGGATGAACCCGAAGCCTCTCTTCACATCGAGTGGCAGCAAAAACTTATCGGTATGATACGTGAATTGAATCCCAATGTGCAACTGATACTTACCACCCATTCTCCCGCCGTCATCATGGAAGGCTGGCTGGATGCGGTGACGGAAGTGAGCGATATATCGGTGGAAATTAGGAATTAA
- a CDS encoding TonB-dependent receptor, whose product MSMKLDFGKVFFFILLLVLSTMTALAGNIKGTVLDKQTKEPLTGATIQITGTTQGVVADIDGNYTLNVNDGTYTITVRYIGYKDILLNSIKVKAETLLNFEMESDAQALGEVSVVARKNLEGERALQMERQKATLAIENLGAKEMSIKGISNVEEGVKKITGISIASAGQLIVRGLGDRYSTTTLNGLPIASPNPDNKLIPLDIFPASTVQNITVSKVYDASAFADYSGAHIDISTKENVGSDFLSISFNAGGKFNTLGKDFYRMNRDGSLFKTPSLDQELIDMSLTDFEEYARHNRLFNTSFQVSKKTALPEFGGNIGFGKRFTLSGNEVSVLGSIGVSNDLQTMNNASIRTLEATGNTLNEFNYDSYSNELKIAALGNLGYSFRTSDHIGYTFFYARNAIDTYMRREGVDYEDHHLIGSNNVTHIYSLQNHQVNGKHHFGKQWDLNWSGSYSKTSSDEPDRRQVMFIREDDQIKLFKLNRQETMRYFGSLNEDEWVGDLTASYRFGDNNKLQAGFTYKDKNRDYMGTRFYYNLNKLNPTITDIYDTDSFLNMENVENGSITIDRKKQPKDSYTAGNSIYAGYIATEYYPIAPLLVNLGVRYEISKQWVDYYTDGGKAERSELNKNDLFPSLNMKYQMNKKNSLRLAFSRTVTRPSFIEMAPFLYQESYGSAQIRGNADLQNGYNYNIDLRYELFEKNGDMLSITAYYKHLKAPIERVQTLSGGSAVHSFRNADNGMATGVEIEFRKEIVKDLRFGVNGSYMYTNVKLPEGGAYTNSQRALQGASPYLANADLTYSPAFSNDRQLSVALLYNLQGPRIHSVGISGLGDIKQQPVHTLNFTGSYRFNQRFAVKLQVNDLLNQDILFKQEVPTTGDKVEVERFRKGTGFEVDFSYDL is encoded by the coding sequence ATGAGCATGAAACTGGATTTTGGAAAAGTATTTTTCTTCATTTTATTACTGGTGCTTTCCACCATGACCGCCCTGGCTGGAAACATCAAAGGAACCGTCCTCGACAAGCAGACGAAAGAGCCACTGACCGGAGCTACCATACAGATAACCGGGACAACCCAAGGTGTAGTAGCCGATATCGACGGCAACTATACACTAAATGTAAATGACGGCACATACACCATAACCGTGAGATATATAGGATACAAAGACATCCTGCTCAATAGCATAAAAGTCAAGGCCGAAACTTTGCTGAACTTTGAAATGGAGAGTGATGCACAAGCGTTAGGCGAAGTCTCCGTAGTGGCCAGAAAGAATCTGGAAGGTGAACGAGCCCTGCAGATGGAACGGCAGAAAGCCACCCTTGCAATCGAAAACCTCGGTGCCAAAGAAATGAGTATCAAAGGAATCAGCAATGTGGAAGAAGGTGTAAAAAAGATAACCGGTATCTCCATCGCCAGTGCCGGACAGTTGATTGTGCGCGGTCTGGGCGACCGGTACAGCACCACCACTCTGAACGGACTTCCCATCGCCTCTCCTAATCCGGACAATAAACTGATTCCTCTGGATATCTTCCCTGCATCTACCGTACAGAATATTACCGTGAGCAAAGTATATGACGCCAGTGCATTCGCCGACTACTCGGGAGCACATATCGACATCAGTACCAAAGAGAATGTAGGTAGTGATTTTCTGTCCATCAGCTTCAATGCAGGTGGCAAGTTCAATACGCTAGGCAAAGATTTCTACCGGATGAACCGCGACGGCTCTTTGTTCAAGACTCCTTCTCTGGACCAGGAACTGATAGACATGTCATTAACAGACTTTGAAGAGTATGCACGCCACAACCGCCTCTTCAACACCAGTTTTCAGGTTAGTAAAAAGACTGCCCTACCTGAATTTGGCGGAAATATCGGCTTCGGCAAACGTTTCACCCTGAGTGGAAATGAAGTCAGCGTTCTGGGCTCCATAGGAGTAAGCAACGACCTGCAAACCATGAACAATGCCTCCATACGCACCTTAGAAGCTACAGGAAATACCCTGAATGAATTCAACTACGACAGCTACAGCAACGAGTTAAAGATTGCCGCACTGGGTAATCTCGGCTACAGTTTCCGCACTTCCGACCACATCGGATATACCTTCTTCTACGCTCGCAATGCCATCGACACTTATATGAGGCGCGAAGGTGTGGACTACGAAGACCACCATCTGATAGGCAGCAACAACGTGACACACATCTACAGTCTGCAAAACCATCAAGTAAACGGCAAGCACCACTTCGGCAAACAGTGGGACCTCAACTGGAGCGGCTCGTACAGCAAGACCTCCAGCGACGAACCCGACCGCCGCCAAGTAATGTTCATCCGTGAAGATGACCAGATAAAACTCTTCAAACTGAACCGCCAAGAAACCATGCGTTACTTCGGCTCACTGAATGAAGATGAATGGGTGGGCGACCTCACCGCCAGTTACCGCTTTGGCGACAACAACAAGTTGCAGGCCGGTTTCACCTATAAAGACAAGAATCGTGACTATATGGGTACACGCTTCTACTACAACCTGAACAAACTGAACCCTACCATCACTGACATCTACGATACCGACTCCTTCCTCAACATGGAAAATGTAGAAAACGGTTCCATCACCATAGACCGGAAGAAACAGCCCAAAGACAGCTATACAGCCGGTAACAGCATTTATGCAGGATACATTGCCACTGAATACTATCCCATAGCCCCGTTATTGGTGAACCTGGGAGTACGCTACGAAATCAGCAAGCAATGGGTAGACTACTATACCGATGGCGGAAAAGCCGAACGCAGTGAACTGAACAAAAACGACCTTTTCCCCTCACTGAACATGAAATACCAGATGAACAAAAAGAACAGTCTGCGCTTGGCCTTCTCACGCACAGTAACGCGTCCTTCATTTATCGAAATGGCCCCCTTCCTCTATCAGGAATCCTACGGTTCGGCACAGATACGCGGTAACGCTGATTTGCAAAACGGCTACAACTATAACATCGATCTGCGCTACGAACTCTTTGAAAAGAATGGGGATATGCTCTCCATCACCGCCTACTACAAGCACCTGAAAGCACCGATAGAGCGTGTACAGACTCTGTCAGGCGGTTCCGCCGTGCATTCTTTCCGCAATGCGGACAACGGTATGGCAACGGGGGTGGAGATAGAATTCCGCAAAGAGATAGTGAAAGACCTGCGTTTCGGTGTGAACGGATCGTATATGTACACTAACGTGAAACTGCCCGAAGGCGGCGCCTACACCAACAGCCAGCGTGCCTTGCAGGGAGCATCACCCTACCTGGCAAATGCAGATCTCACCTATTCACCCGCTTTCAGCAACGACCGCCAACTCAGCGTTGCCCTGCTCTACAATCTGCAAGGTCCCCGCATCCACTCCGTAGGCATCTCCGGCCTGGGAGACATCAAGCAACAGCCGGTACACACGCTGAACTTTACAGGCAGTTACCGCTTCAACCAGCGTTTCGCGGTGAAGTTGCAAGTCAACGACCTGTTGAACCAAGATATCCTCTTCAAGCAAGAAGTGCCCACCACCGGAGATAAAGTAGAAGTGGAACGCTTCAGAAAGGGTACAGGCTTTGAAGTTGACTTCAGCTATGACCTGTAA
- a CDS encoding DUF4435 domain-containing protein, which translates to MATSLKHNLTSAYFNAANKLYPKKARRRIVAYVESYDDVAFWRTLLAEFETDEYYFQVMLPSATSLAKGKKMVLMNTLNTTELGKSLIACVDSDYDFLLQGKTSVSHKINSSPYIFQTYAYAIENFHCYAESLHEVCVQATLNDRMLIDFPAFLKRYSQIVYPLFLWNVWFYRQRDTYTFPMYDFNACTRLQEVNVHHPERTLEPVQRAVAKKLSEMRRRFPRNIKSVEALGVELEKLGLNPDTTYLYIQGHHLMDGVVMKLLIPVCTVLRREREQEIKRLAAHNEQFHNELTSYENSQTNVSLMLKKNSGYKNLYLYQWLKEDIGDFLNRER; encoded by the coding sequence ATGGCTACTTCTTTAAAACATAATCTTACTTCTGCCTATTTCAATGCCGCCAACAAGCTTTATCCCAAGAAGGCGCGGCGTCGCATTGTGGCGTATGTGGAAAGTTACGATGATGTAGCTTTTTGGCGCACGTTGTTGGCTGAGTTCGAGACAGATGAATATTATTTCCAGGTGATGCTGCCTTCGGCTACCTCTCTTGCCAAGGGTAAGAAGATGGTGCTGATGAATACGCTGAACACTACTGAATTGGGCAAGAGCCTGATAGCCTGTGTGGACAGTGACTACGACTTTCTGTTACAAGGCAAAACGAGCGTTTCACATAAGATAAACAGTAGTCCCTACATATTCCAGACGTACGCATATGCCATCGAAAATTTCCATTGTTATGCTGAAAGTTTGCATGAAGTTTGCGTGCAGGCTACGTTGAACGACCGTATGCTGATAGACTTTCCTGCTTTCTTGAAACGCTATTCGCAAATTGTCTATCCCCTCTTTCTTTGGAACGTCTGGTTCTATCGCCAACGAGATACTTATACTTTTCCGATGTATGACTTCAATGCATGCACCCGCTTGCAGGAAGTCAATGTACATCATCCCGAACGAACACTGGAGCCCGTGCAGCGTGCCGTTGCCAAGAAACTTTCCGAGATGCGCAGACGTTTTCCGCGAAATATCAAGTCGGTGGAGGCTTTGGGTGTGGAACTGGAAAAGCTGGGACTGAATCCTGATACTACTTATCTCTACATACAGGGGCATCACCTCATGGATGGTGTTGTGATGAAACTTCTTATCCCCGTATGCACCGTGTTGCGTCGCGAGCGCGAACAGGAAATCAAGCGTCTGGCGGCCCACAACGAGCAATTCCATAACGAACTGACCAGCTATGAGAATAGCCAGACCAACGTCAGCTTGATGTTGAAAAAGAACAGCGGATACAAGAACCTTTACTTGTATCAGTGGTTAAAAGAAGATATAGGAGACTTCCTGAACAGGGAGCGATAA